In a single window of the Streptomyces cinnabarinus genome:
- a CDS encoding carbohydrate-binding protein — protein MTSGNNGANTPEDDDPFGYLYADGQANGAQPPSGGYGYPNSVNRVRSVGQRQYGQQAPTAGYGQVPQQPSAHYAAPETLPGGAPTTQQAPAYGGGNGRGRGPNTKGLLIGAIAVVAAVVIGIAVAMAGGDDDKGDKGNQADSTPTQAESKDPTPSQGSSADEEKELPKTDAKAMRLGGTAALASDIQGAQSSGGVYIGGLNAVGSSVTWTVDGIPEDGAYTVFTRFSVPGKDQSMTLTVNGKEFGTKLSLENYANAPEGDFAKGWTTTYSWPTLNKGTNTIAISCANGDKCDVLLDQLWIKAGQVKE, from the coding sequence ATGACGTCCGGCAACAACGGCGCCAATACGCCCGAGGACGACGACCCGTTCGGCTACCTCTACGCCGACGGGCAGGCCAATGGCGCCCAGCCGCCGTCCGGGGGCTACGGCTACCCGAACTCGGTGAACCGGGTGCGCTCGGTCGGCCAGCGGCAGTACGGCCAGCAGGCGCCGACGGCGGGCTACGGCCAGGTGCCGCAGCAGCCGAGCGCCCACTACGCGGCTCCCGAGACCCTCCCGGGCGGCGCCCCGACCACCCAGCAGGCCCCGGCCTACGGCGGCGGCAACGGCCGCGGGCGCGGGCCCAACACCAAGGGGCTGCTGATCGGCGCCATCGCGGTGGTCGCGGCGGTCGTGATCGGCATCGCGGTGGCGATGGCGGGCGGCGACGACGACAAGGGCGACAAGGGCAACCAGGCCGACTCCACGCCGACCCAGGCGGAGAGCAAGGACCCGACGCCTTCGCAGGGCAGCAGCGCCGACGAGGAGAAAGAGCTGCCGAAGACCGACGCGAAGGCGATGCGGCTCGGCGGTACGGCCGCGCTGGCCTCGGACATCCAGGGTGCCCAGTCGAGCGGGGGCGTGTACATCGGCGGCCTCAACGCGGTCGGCAGCTCGGTCACCTGGACGGTGGACGGCATTCCCGAGGACGGCGCCTACACGGTGTTCACGCGCTTCAGCGTCCCCGGCAAGGACCAGTCGATGACGCTCACCGTCAACGGCAAGGAGTTCGGCACCAAGCTGAGCCTTGAGAACTACGCGAATGCCCCCGAGGGCGACTTCGCCAAGGGCTGGACGACCACTTACTCGTGGCCGACCCTCAACAAGGGCACCAACACCATCGCGATCTCCTGCGCCAACGGCGACAAGTGCGACGTCCTCCTCGACCAGCTGTGGATCAAGGCGGGCCAGGTCAAGGAGTGA
- a CDS encoding 1-phosphofructokinase family hexose kinase, with the protein MILTVTLNTALDITYRVRALSPHTSHRVSEVLERPGGKGLNVARVLATLGHEVTATGFTGGATGRVVRELLAATDGVRDAFVPLGTGTTRRTIAVVDDLSGDTTQLNEPGPLVTPVEWSAFQESYAALLPSADAVALCGSLPPGVPVGAYAGLVRAARTAGVPVLLDTSGEPLRRAIAARPDLVKPNADELAELTGSHEPLRATQEARRRGAHAVVASLGAAGLLAHTPEGRWRAAPPRTLRGNPTGAGDAAVAGLLSGLVENLPWPDRLARAAALSAASVLAPVAGEFDRGAYEDLLGRIAVTGEASAA; encoded by the coding sequence GTGATCCTCACGGTCACACTGAACACCGCTCTCGACATCACCTATCGCGTACGGGCACTCAGCCCGCACACCTCCCACCGGGTCTCCGAGGTCCTCGAACGCCCCGGCGGCAAGGGCCTCAACGTGGCCCGGGTCCTGGCGACGCTCGGCCACGAGGTGACCGCCACCGGCTTCACGGGCGGCGCCACGGGCCGGGTCGTACGCGAACTGCTCGCCGCCACCGACGGGGTGCGGGACGCCTTCGTCCCGCTCGGCACCGGCACCACCCGGCGCACGATCGCGGTCGTCGACGACCTGTCCGGCGACACGACCCAGCTCAACGAACCGGGCCCGCTGGTCACCCCCGTCGAGTGGTCCGCCTTCCAGGAGTCCTACGCCGCCCTGCTCCCGTCCGCCGACGCGGTCGCCCTGTGCGGCAGCCTCCCGCCGGGCGTCCCGGTGGGCGCCTACGCCGGGCTGGTCCGCGCGGCACGCACCGCGGGCGTGCCCGTGCTGCTGGACACCAGCGGCGAACCCCTGCGCCGCGCCATCGCGGCCCGCCCCGACCTCGTCAAGCCCAACGCCGACGAGCTGGCCGAACTCACCGGCTCGCACGAGCCGTTGCGGGCCACCCAGGAGGCGCGCCGACGCGGGGCGCATGCGGTGGTCGCCTCCCTGGGCGCCGCGGGCCTGCTGGCGCACACCCCGGAGGGCCGCTGGCGTGCGGCCCCGCCCCGCACACTGCGCGGCAACCCGACCGGCGCGGGCGACGCGGCGGTCGCGGGCCTGCTGTCGGGCCTGGTCGAGAACCTGCCCTGGCCGGACCGTCTGGCCCGCGCGGCGGCGCTGTCGGCGGCGAGCGTGCTGGCACCGGTGGCCGGGGAGTTCGACCGGGGGGCCTATGAGGACCTGCTCGGGCGGATAGCGGTGACGGGCGAGGCCAGCGCGGCCTGA
- a CDS encoding alpha,alpha-trehalose-phosphate synthase (UDP-forming), which produces MASTHVASARGAAQVLVASNRGPVSYEVQQDGSLRTRRGGGGLVSGLSAIGPDAGALWVCSALSDGDREAVRRGVGEDGVRMLPIPAEVHADAYNGVANSVLWFVHHMLYQTPLEPVFDADFWRQWENYTRYNRAFAEALADEAAEGAAVLVQDYHLTLVPGLLRKLRPDLRIGHFSHTPWAPVDYFRMLPDQVAREVLEGMLGADRLGFLTRRWADAFTVCCTELTGGLGDTEVGVHGLGADAEFLRARSHEADVEERITGLRAEIGAGPSGAARKTIVRVDRTELSKNIVRGLLAYRQLLDDRPEWRERVVHVAFAYPSRQDLAVYRDYTAEVQRLADEINSQYGTPGWTPVVLHVKDDFARSLAAYRLADVALVNPVRDGMNLVAKEVPVVSDEGCVLVLSREAGAYAELGEDALVVNPYDILGTANALHEALTMAPEERAERAKRLSAAATALPPSQWFLDQLTALTGS; this is translated from the coding sequence ATGGCTTCCACGCATGTGGCTTCCGCCCGCGGTGCCGCCCAGGTGCTGGTCGCGTCGAACCGCGGCCCGGTCTCCTACGAGGTCCAGCAGGACGGCTCACTGCGCACCAGGCGCGGGGGCGGCGGACTGGTCTCAGGACTCTCGGCCATCGGCCCGGACGCCGGCGCCCTGTGGGTCTGCTCGGCGCTCTCCGACGGCGACCGCGAGGCGGTACGGCGCGGGGTCGGCGAGGACGGCGTGCGGATGCTGCCGATTCCGGCCGAGGTGCACGCGGACGCGTACAACGGCGTCGCCAACTCCGTGCTGTGGTTCGTGCACCACATGCTCTACCAGACTCCGCTAGAACCGGTGTTCGACGCCGATTTCTGGCGGCAGTGGGAGAACTACACCCGCTACAACCGGGCCTTCGCCGAGGCGCTGGCCGACGAGGCGGCCGAGGGTGCGGCGGTCCTGGTGCAGGACTACCACCTGACGCTGGTGCCGGGACTGCTCCGCAAGCTCCGCCCCGACCTGCGGATCGGCCACTTCTCGCACACCCCGTGGGCCCCGGTGGACTACTTCCGCATGCTGCCCGACCAGGTGGCGCGCGAGGTGCTGGAGGGCATGCTCGGCGCCGACCGGCTCGGCTTCCTCACCCGGCGCTGGGCGGACGCCTTCACCGTCTGCTGCACCGAGCTGACGGGCGGGCTCGGGGACACCGAGGTCGGTGTGCACGGCCTCGGGGCCGACGCCGAGTTCCTGCGCGCCCGCTCGCACGAGGCGGACGTCGAGGAGCGGATCACCGGGCTGCGGGCGGAAATCGGGGCCGGGCCCTCCGGGGCCGCCCGAAAGACGATCGTCCGGGTCGACCGGACCGAGCTGTCGAAGAACATCGTGCGCGGACTGCTGGCGTACCGGCAGCTCCTCGACGACCGCCCCGAGTGGCGCGAGCGGGTCGTGCACGTGGCCTTCGCCTACCCCTCCCGGCAGGACCTCGCCGTCTACCGGGACTACACCGCCGAGGTGCAGCGGCTGGCGGACGAGATCAACTCCCAGTACGGGACGCCGGGGTGGACCCCGGTCGTGCTGCACGTCAAGGACGACTTCGCGCGGTCCCTGGCCGCGTACCGGCTCGCCGACGTGGCCCTGGTCAACCCGGTCCGGGACGGGATGAACCTGGTCGCCAAGGAGGTGCCGGTCGTCTCCGACGAGGGCTGCGTACTGGTCCTGTCGCGGGAGGCGGGGGCGTACGCGGAACTGGGCGAGGACGCGCTCGTGGTGAACCCCTACGACATCCTGGGCACCGCGAACGCCCTGCACGAGGCGCTCACCATGGCCCCCGAGGAGCGGGCGGAGCGCGCCAAGCGGCTGTCGGCGGCGGCGACCGCCCTGCCGCCGTCGCAGTGGTTCCTGGACCAGCTGACGGCACTCACCGGCTCCTGA
- the otsB gene encoding trehalose-phosphatase translates to MGSHTDSTPLPDPATPAGRAGLDAILADPGRAVIALDFDGTLAPIVPDPEQARAHPDAVPALAALAPKVAAVAVLTGRPAGVAVRYGGFAGVSGLEHLVVLGHYGAERWDAVTGTVSAPAPDPGVAAVRAELPGVLDGVGAWHGTWIEEKGRAVAVHTRRAADPQAAFEALRAPLGELAARHGLIVEPGRMVLELRPPGMDKGVALLDYIREIDAGSVLYAGDDLGDLPAYAAVEKLRLDGTPGLLVCSGSDEVPELAEKSDVVVGGPQGVAGLLSALADRL, encoded by the coding sequence ATGGGCAGCCACACGGACTCGACCCCCTTGCCGGACCCTGCCACCCCCGCTGGACGGGCCGGTCTCGACGCGATCCTTGCCGACCCGGGGCGCGCGGTGATCGCCCTCGACTTCGACGGGACGCTCGCACCGATCGTCCCGGACCCCGAGCAGGCCCGCGCCCACCCGGACGCGGTGCCCGCGCTCGCCGCGCTCGCGCCGAAGGTGGCCGCCGTCGCGGTGCTCACCGGACGCCCGGCCGGCGTCGCGGTCCGCTACGGCGGATTCGCCGGCGTCTCCGGTCTGGAGCACCTCGTCGTCCTCGGCCACTACGGCGCCGAGCGCTGGGACGCGGTCACCGGCACGGTCTCCGCGCCCGCGCCCGACCCCGGGGTCGCCGCGGTCCGCGCCGAACTGCCCGGCGTCCTCGACGGCGTCGGCGCCTGGCACGGCACCTGGATCGAGGAGAAGGGCCGCGCGGTCGCCGTGCACACCCGGCGGGCCGCCGATCCGCAGGCCGCGTTCGAGGCGCTGCGCGCACCGCTCGGCGAACTCGCCGCCCGCCACGGCCTGATCGTCGAACCGGGCCGCATGGTCCTGGAGCTGCGCCCGCCCGGCATGGACAAGGGTGTCGCCCTGCTGGACTACATCCGCGAGATCGACGCCGGCTCGGTCCTCTACGCCGGTGACGACCTCGGCGACCTCCCCGCCTACGCGGCCGTGGAGAAGCTCCGCCTGGACGGCACCCCCGGCCTGCTGGTGTGCAGCGGCAGCGACGAGGTCCCGGAACTGGCGGAGAAGTCGGACGTGGTGGTGGGGGGCCCGCAGGGCGTGGCGGGCCTGCTCAGCGCCTTGGCGGACCGCCTGTAG
- a CDS encoding DUF3263 domain-containing protein, translating into MEQEPLNPGEQAVLALERRGFPGPGAKERAIREELGLAPVRYYQLLNALLDDRRALAHDPVTVNRLRRIRESRRAER; encoded by the coding sequence ATGGAACAGGAACCGCTGAACCCCGGGGAACAGGCCGTCCTGGCCCTGGAGCGGCGCGGCTTCCCGGGGCCCGGCGCGAAGGAGCGGGCGATACGGGAGGAGCTGGGGCTCGCCCCCGTCCGCTACTACCAGCTCCTCAACGCCCTCCTCGACGACCGGCGGGCGCTCGCCCACGACCCGGTGACGGTGAACAGACTGCGCCGGATACGGGAGTCGCGGAGGGCGGAGAGGTGA
- a CDS encoding ABC transporter substrate-binding protein, whose product MRRRRTGMIAVVSALGMTAVLGGCGLTGGSDEVTLRLVAADYGDSAANSSEKYWNSLVEAYEKDHPDVNVEVSIYSWTDVDRKVKELVDAGKAPDLAQIGAYADYAKAGKLYTASELLSITTQADFLPQLAAAGAVNGAQYGMPFASSTRLLFYNKSLFADAGIEAPQTWQGLVTAAEALKADGVKFPYALPLGPEEAQAETMQWLLSGRGGYTDPNTGSYVLDSDENVETFDWLKSELVGEDLVGPVEPKSLDRADAFEAFTDGDVGMLNGHPTLMKAAAAKGVKFGMVPMPGVEGPSRISMGVADWMMAFKQNGHAEEAGDFLDFVYDDENVLSLSREYDLLPVTTPVWDTMSVAKEDADLKPFLDALPTSELYPVGRTSWAAVNAAIKQKIGRAVAYGGDPATVLRELQATAATEENAE is encoded by the coding sequence ATGCGGCGGCGTAGGACAGGAATGATTGCGGTGGTGTCCGCACTGGGCATGACAGCGGTCCTGGGCGGCTGCGGGCTGACCGGGGGATCGGACGAGGTCACGCTGCGACTTGTCGCCGCGGACTACGGCGACAGCGCGGCCAACAGCTCCGAGAAGTACTGGAACTCCCTGGTCGAGGCGTACGAGAAGGACCACCCGGACGTCAACGTCGAGGTCAGCATTTACTCCTGGACCGACGTCGACCGGAAGGTGAAGGAGCTGGTCGACGCGGGGAAGGCGCCGGACCTGGCGCAGATCGGGGCGTACGCCGACTACGCGAAGGCGGGCAAGCTGTACACCGCCAGCGAGCTGCTCTCCATCACCACCCAGGCCGACTTCCTCCCGCAGCTCGCTGCCGCGGGCGCGGTGAACGGGGCGCAGTACGGGATGCCCTTCGCCTCCTCCACGCGGCTGCTCTTCTACAACAAGTCCCTCTTCGCCGACGCCGGCATCGAGGCCCCGCAGACCTGGCAGGGACTGGTCACGGCCGCCGAGGCACTGAAGGCGGACGGGGTGAAGTTCCCCTACGCCCTGCCGCTCGGTCCCGAGGAGGCGCAGGCCGAGACCATGCAGTGGCTGCTCAGCGGCCGGGGCGGCTACACCGACCCCAACACGGGCTCCTACGTCCTGGACTCCGACGAGAACGTCGAGACCTTCGACTGGCTGAAGTCCGAGCTGGTCGGCGAGGACCTCGTCGGTCCGGTCGAGCCCAAGTCGCTCGACCGCGCGGACGCCTTCGAGGCGTTCACCGACGGCGACGTCGGCATGCTCAACGGCCATCCCACGCTGATGAAGGCGGCCGCCGCGAAGGGCGTGAAGTTCGGCATGGTGCCGATGCCGGGCGTGGAGGGGCCGAGCCGGATCTCCATGGGCGTCGCCGACTGGATGATGGCGTTCAAGCAGAACGGCCACGCCGAGGAGGCCGGCGACTTCCTGGACTTCGTCTACGACGACGAGAACGTGCTCTCCCTCTCCCGCGAGTACGACCTGCTGCCCGTGACGACTCCGGTCTGGGACACCATGAGCGTGGCGAAGGAGGACGCGGACCTGAAGCCCTTCCTGGACGCGCTCCCCACCTCCGAGCTCTATCCGGTGGGCCGTACCTCCTGGGCCGCGGTGAACGCGGCGATCAAGCAGAAGATCGGCCGGGCGGTGGCGTACGGCGGCGACCCGGCCACGGTGCTGCGCGAGCTCCAGGCGACGGCGGCGACCGAGGAGAACGCGGAGTAG
- the nagA gene encoding N-acetylglucosamine-6-phosphate deacetylase — protein sequence MATPTGPQLVLKGARVALPTGVVDEGQVVVEGDRIASTAQENAQVIDVSGHYLVPGFVDIHNHGGGGASFTSGTVDEVLSGIDTHRRHGTTTLVASTVTGDMDFLAQRAGLLSELAEQGDIAGIHFEGPFISPCRKGAHSEELLRDPDPADVRKLIDAARGQARMVTLATELPGGIDSVRLLAEHGVIAAIGHTDATYEQTVEAIDAGATVATHLFNAMPVLGHRAPGPIAALLEDDRITVELINDGTHLHPASLQLAFHHAGADRVAFITDAMDAAGFGDGRYMLGPLEVEVADGVARLVEGGSIAGSTLTLDRAFKRAVTVDGLSVPDAVTALSANPARLLGMSDTIGSLEPGKYADLVLLDSAFDLKGVLRRGEWVIGPQLG from the coding sequence ATGGCAACCCCCACCGGCCCGCAGCTGGTACTCAAGGGCGCGCGCGTGGCTCTTCCCACAGGAGTCGTGGACGAAGGCCAAGTCGTCGTCGAGGGCGACCGGATCGCCTCGACCGCCCAGGAGAACGCCCAGGTCATCGACGTATCCGGCCACTACCTGGTACCCGGCTTCGTGGACATCCACAACCACGGCGGGGGCGGGGCTTCGTTCACCTCGGGAACCGTCGACGAAGTGCTCAGCGGCATCGACACCCACCGCCGGCACGGCACCACCACCCTCGTCGCCTCCACCGTCACCGGCGACATGGACTTCCTCGCCCAGCGCGCCGGCCTGCTCTCCGAACTCGCCGAGCAGGGCGACATCGCCGGGATCCACTTCGAGGGCCCGTTCATCTCCCCCTGCCGCAAGGGCGCGCACTCCGAGGAGCTGCTGCGCGACCCCGACCCCGCCGACGTCCGCAAGCTGATCGACGCCGCCCGCGGCCAGGCCCGGATGGTCACCCTCGCCACCGAACTCCCCGGCGGCATCGACTCCGTACGGCTGCTCGCCGAACACGGCGTCATCGCGGCGATCGGGCACACGGACGCGACGTACGAGCAGACCGTCGAGGCGATCGACGCGGGCGCCACCGTGGCCACGCACCTGTTCAACGCGATGCCCGTGCTCGGCCACCGCGCCCCGGGACCGATCGCGGCGCTGCTGGAGGACGACCGGATCACCGTCGAGCTGATCAACGACGGCACCCATCTGCACCCCGCCTCCCTCCAGCTGGCGTTCCATCACGCGGGCGCCGACCGGGTCGCGTTCATCACCGACGCGATGGACGCGGCGGGCTTCGGTGACGGCCGCTACATGCTCGGCCCGCTGGAGGTGGAGGTCGCCGACGGCGTCGCCCGCCTGGTGGAGGGCGGCTCGATCGCCGGCTCCACCCTCACCCTGGACCGCGCCTTCAAGCGCGCGGTGACCGTCGACGGGCTGTCCGTCCCGGACGCGGTGACGGCGCTGTCCGCCAACCCGGCCCGGCTGCTGGGGATGTCCGACACGATCGGCTCCCTGGAGCCCGGCAAGTACGCCGACCTGGTGCTTCTGGACTCCGCCTTCGACCTCAAGGGCGTGCTGCGGCGGGGGGAATGGGTGATCGGTCCCCAACTGGGCTGA
- the thrC gene encoding threonine synthase: MAVQTVANTGNPTVDLGPAAALSCRECGHRVPLGPVFACEECFGPLEIAYDFSAYDTEELRKRIEAGPANIWRYAPLLPVPADVADKPNINPGWTQLVKADNLARELGVTGGLYVKDDSGNPTHSFKDRVVAQALEAARAFGFTTLSCSSTGNLAGAVGAAAARAGFRSCVFIPHDLEQGKVVMAAVYGGELVGIEGNYDDVNRFCSELIGDPAGEGWGFVNVNLRPYYAEGSKTLAYEICEQLGWQLPDQLVVPIASGSQLTKIDKGLQELIKLGLVEDKPYKIFGAQAEGCSPVSVAFKAGHDVVRPQKPNTIAKSLAIGNPADGPYVLDIARRTGGAVEDVTDEQVVEAIKILARTEGIFAETAGGVTVGVTKKLIENGVLDPSLTTVVLNTGDGLKTLDAVAGTGLTATIRPSLDSFREAGLV, translated from the coding sequence ATGGCTGTGCAGACTGTCGCAAACACCGGAAATCCCACCGTCGACCTCGGTCCCGCCGCTGCCCTGAGCTGCCGCGAATGCGGCCACCGCGTGCCTCTCGGCCCGGTCTTCGCATGCGAGGAGTGTTTCGGCCCGCTGGAGATCGCCTACGACTTCTCGGCCTACGACACCGAGGAACTCCGCAAGCGCATCGAAGCGGGACCCGCGAACATCTGGCGGTACGCGCCGCTGCTGCCCGTCCCCGCGGACGTGGCCGACAAGCCCAACATCAACCCCGGCTGGACCCAGCTCGTCAAGGCCGACAACCTGGCCCGCGAGCTCGGCGTGACCGGCGGTTTGTATGTGAAGGACGACTCCGGCAACCCGACGCACTCCTTCAAGGACCGCGTCGTCGCCCAGGCGCTGGAGGCCGCGCGCGCCTTCGGCTTCACCACGCTCTCCTGCTCCTCCACGGGCAACCTGGCCGGTGCCGTCGGCGCCGCCGCCGCCCGCGCGGGCTTCCGCTCCTGCGTGTTCATCCCGCACGACCTGGAGCAGGGCAAGGTCGTCATGGCCGCGGTCTACGGCGGTGAGCTCGTCGGCATCGAGGGCAACTACGACGATGTGAACCGCTTCTGCTCCGAGCTGATCGGCGACCCGGCCGGCGAGGGCTGGGGCTTCGTCAACGTCAACCTGCGGCCGTACTACGCGGAGGGCTCCAAGACCCTCGCGTACGAGATCTGCGAGCAGCTCGGCTGGCAGCTCCCCGACCAGCTGGTCGTGCCGATCGCCTCCGGCTCGCAGCTCACGAAGATCGACAAGGGGCTCCAGGAGCTGATCAAGCTCGGGCTCGTCGAGGACAAGCCGTACAAGATCTTCGGTGCGCAGGCCGAGGGGTGCTCGCCGGTGTCGGTGGCCTTCAAGGCGGGCCACGACGTCGTCCGCCCGCAGAAGCCGAACACCATCGCCAAGTCGCTGGCCATCGGCAACCCGGCGGACGGGCCGTACGTCCTGGACATCGCGCGCCGGACCGGCGGTGCGGTGGAGGACGTGACCGATGAGCAGGTCGTCGAAGCGATCAAGATCCTCGCCCGGACCGAGGGCATCTTCGCGGAGACCGCCGGTGGTGTGACGGTGGGCGTCACGAAGAAGCTCATCGAGAACGGCGTCCTCGACCCGTCCCTGACCACGGTCGTCCTCAACACGGGCGACGGCCTCAAGACCCTTGACGCGGTGGCCGGTACGGGGCTCACGGCCACGATTCGCCCCAGCCTGGATTCGTTCCGCGAGGCCGGGCTCGTCTAG
- a CDS encoding ROK family protein, which produces MRHVIALDVGGTGMKAALVGADGALLHQARRPTGRERGPDAVVANILGFAAELRAHGSKSLGEPAAAAGVAVPGIVDEAAGIAAYSANLGWRDVPLRELIGAELGIPAALGHDVRTGGLAEGRIGAGKGADRFLFVALGTGIAGAIGVDGRVEAGAHGFAGEIGHVVVRPGGPPCPCGQRGCLERLASAAAVSEAWAAASGDPSADAADCAKAVTSGDPNAVRVWQDAVDALADGLVTALTLLDPRTLIIGGGLAEAGETLFTPLRDAVRRRVTFQKLPTIVPAALGDAAGCLGAGLLAWDLLTTTTRIQEETT; this is translated from the coding sequence GTGAGACATGTCATCGCCCTCGACGTGGGCGGCACCGGTATGAAAGCCGCCCTGGTCGGGGCGGACGGCGCGCTGCTGCACCAGGCCCGTCGGCCGACCGGACGCGAGCGCGGCCCCGACGCGGTCGTCGCCAACATCCTCGGCTTCGCCGCCGAGCTGCGCGCCCACGGCTCGAAGTCCCTGGGCGAGCCCGCCGCCGCGGCCGGTGTCGCCGTCCCCGGCATCGTCGACGAGGCGGCCGGTATCGCCGCCTACTCCGCCAACCTGGGCTGGCGCGACGTACCCCTGCGTGAGCTGATAGGCGCCGAGCTGGGCATCCCGGCCGCGCTCGGCCACGACGTGCGCACCGGCGGCCTCGCCGAGGGCCGGATCGGCGCGGGCAAGGGCGCGGACCGCTTCCTGTTCGTGGCGCTGGGCACCGGCATCGCGGGCGCGATCGGCGTGGACGGCCGGGTGGAGGCCGGGGCGCACGGTTTCGCGGGCGAGATCGGCCATGTCGTCGTACGCCCCGGCGGCCCGCCCTGCCCCTGCGGCCAGCGCGGCTGCCTGGAGCGGCTGGCGTCCGCGGCGGCGGTCAGCGAGGCATGGGCGGCGGCGAGCGGCGACCCCTCGGCGGACGCAGCCGACTGCGCCAAGGCCGTCACGTCCGGCGACCCGAACGCCGTACGAGTCTGGCAGGACGCCGTCGACGCCCTCGCCGACGGCCTGGTCACCGCCCTCACCCTGCTGGACCCGCGCACCCTGATCATCGGTGGCGGCCTCGCCGAGGCGGGGGAAACCTTGTTCACACCACTGCGGGACGCCGTCCGGCGGAGGGTCACGTTCCAGAAGTTGCCGACGATCGTCCCGGCGGCGCTGGGGGACGCGGCGGGATGTCTGGGCGCCGGGCTGCTGGCCTGGGACCTGCTGACCACTACAACTCGGATCCAGGAGGAAACGACCTGA
- a CDS encoding glucosyl-3-phosphoglycerate synthase → MLNEVERWLATRSWSVTDRPLHQVLAAKQRTGQTVSVVLPALNEEETVGDIVAVIRHDLMRQVPLVDEIVVVDSGSADRTSEVAAAAGATVVHRDAILPRIPAVPGKGEVLWRSLLVTRGDIVCFIDADLKEFSSDFVSGIVGPLLTDPGVDLVKAMYDRPLGGAAGQGGRVTELMARPLLNMHWPQLAGFVQPLGGEYAARRSLLEQLPFPVGYGVELGMLIDALHLVGLDALAQVDVGVRKHRHQDGQALGRMSAAIYRTAQLRLARGHLVRPSLTQFERGEDGFEPRTYSVDTEERPPMVEIAEYASRKVA, encoded by the coding sequence GTGCTGAACGAAGTCGAGCGCTGGCTGGCCACCCGCTCCTGGTCGGTGACCGACCGCCCGCTCCACCAGGTCCTGGCGGCCAAGCAGCGCACTGGCCAGACGGTCTCCGTCGTGCTGCCCGCGCTCAACGAGGAGGAGACGGTCGGGGACATCGTCGCGGTGATCCGGCACGACCTGATGCGGCAGGTCCCGCTGGTCGACGAGATCGTGGTGGTGGACTCCGGTTCGGCCGACCGGACCTCCGAGGTCGCCGCGGCGGCCGGGGCGACCGTGGTGCACCGGGACGCGATCCTGCCGCGGATCCCCGCGGTGCCCGGCAAGGGCGAGGTGCTGTGGCGCTCGCTGCTGGTCACCCGGGGCGACATCGTCTGCTTCATCGACGCGGACCTGAAGGAGTTCTCCTCGGACTTCGTCTCCGGCATCGTCGGCCCGCTGCTCACCGACCCCGGGGTGGACCTGGTCAAGGCGATGTACGACCGTCCGCTCGGCGGGGCCGCCGGCCAGGGCGGCCGGGTCACCGAGCTGATGGCCCGCCCGCTGCTGAACATGCACTGGCCGCAGCTGGCCGGGTTCGTCCAGCCGCTCGGCGGGGAGTACGCGGCCCGCCGCTCCCTGCTGGAGCAGCTCCCCTTCCCGGTCGGCTACGGCGTGGAGCTCGGCATGCTGATCGACGCCCTGCATCTGGTGGGCCTGGACGCGCTGGCCCAGGTGGACGTCGGGGTGCGCAAGCACCGGCACCAGGACGGGCAGGCGCTCGGCCGGATGTCCGCCGCGATCTACCGCACCGCCCAGCTCCGGCTGGCCCGCGGGCATCTCGTCCGCCCCTCGCTGACCCAGTTCGAGCGCGGCGAGGACGGTTTCGAGCCGCGGACGTACTCGGTGGACACCGAGGAGCGGCCGCCGATGGTGGAGATCGCGGAGTACGCCTCCCGCAAGGTGGCGTAA